The genomic stretch GCGCGGACGCCCTGACATGGCTCGGCGCGGTGCCCTGGTGGCTGAAGATCGTGCTGCCCGCGGGCGGCGGCATCGTGGTCGGGCTGATCGTGCATTACTTCGCGCGGGAGGCCAAGGGCCACGGTGTGCCGGAGGTCATGGAGGCCATCGTGCTCCGCAACGGGCAGATCCGCAAGCGCGTGGCCTTCGCCAAGATCGTGGCCTCGGCCATCACCATCGGCTCCGGCGGCTCCGTGGGCCGCGAAGGCCCCATGGTCCAGATCGGCGCGTCCATCGGCTCTTCCGTGGGGCAGGTCTTCAAGGTGCCGAGCATGGACATGCGCACCATGGTGGGCTGCGGCGCGGCCGCGGGCATCGCCGCCACCTTTAACGCGCCCATCGCGGGCGTGCTCTTCGCCCTGGAGATCATCGTGGGCGACTTCGGGCTGTTGTCCTTTTCGCCCGTGGTGCTTTCCTCGGTCACGGCGACGACCATCTCGCGCTATTACCTCGGCGACCTGCCCGCCTTCGTCATCCCCGACTATTCCATCGTCTCCCTCTGGGAGTTCACGTTCTACCCTATTCTCGGCGTGCTCACGGCCCTGGCCTCGCTGCTGTTCATCAAGACGCTCTATGCCTTCGAGGACGGCTTCGAGGCCCTGCGCGTGCCGGACTGGACCAAGCCCGCCCTGGGCGGAGCCCTGCTCGGCGTGGTGGTCATCTTTTTCCCGGAGACGTTCGGCGTGGGCTACGGGGCCATGAACCTCTCCCTGACCAACCAGATGACGGGCTGGTGGCTGCTGCTGCTCGTGTTCGTGAAGATCCTAGCCACCTGTCTCGTGCTCGGTTCGGGCGGGTCCGGCGGCATCTTCGCGCCGTCCCTGTTCATGGGGGCCATGCTCGGCGGAGCCTTCGGATGGGCCATGAACGCCATTTTCCCAGGAATAACGGCCCAGCCGGGCGCCTACGCCCTGGTGGGCATGGGGGCCATGGTGGCGGGCACGACCTATGCGCCCATCACTGCCATTCTGATCCTTTTCGAGCTGACCAACAGCTACTCCATCATCCTGCCGCTGATGATCACCTGCATTTTGGCCACGATCATCAACTCCACGGTGCGGCGCGGCTCCATCTACACCACCAAGCTGCTGCGGCGCGGCATCGACATCATGGCGGGCCGGGCCGGAAACGTCCTGCAATCGCTGCTGGTCAGCGAGGTCATGGACGACAACGTGCACGTCATCCCGGAATCGGCCGCCCTGGAGCGGATCATCTGGACCTTCAAGACGGAGAACGCGCCCTACCTGCACGTGGTCGACAGGGATGGCAGGCTGACCGGGATCATCTCCTTCCGCGACATCCGGGCCGTGCTCAACGAGCCTTCGCTGTTCAAGCTGGTCATCGCCAAGGATCTGGCCACCTGCCGCCCGGCGGTGGTCACGCCCAGCGACACGCTCCAGGTCGCCTCGCAGCTGCTCTCCAGCAAGGGTGTTTCCCAGCTGCCCGTCGTGGATTCCGAGGCGGGCTTCCATCCCATCGGCACGCTCAAGGAATCGTCCCTGACCGCCGCCTACAATCAGGCCATGGTCCGGCACGCCATCATTCGGGAGGAAACCTAGCCGGCCGACCTTTCTGGGCGGAGCTTTTTTTTTCGCCAGGCACTGGAAAACAAGGAATATCCATGATGACGGTGTGTTCGCAGCGGTTTTCGCGAGGCGGAATATCTGCCGTCCGGCATGTATTCGTCTTGCGCGGTGCGCCGATGCGGCGTATTTCGTGAATCAGCCCGGCGATGTTCGTGATGCCGGGCAGCCCGCAAGGAGCGGCTCCCGCCGGGAAAACCGGCAGAGAGGACGGCGCTGGACGCCGGTTCCTGTCTTCGGGGGGGGAAGTCCGTACGCACGCGGGTCCGGGCAATCCGGCATCGGCATGGGCATTGAGGGGAGAACGTTTTGCGGTTTCAGGCGAGGCCCGGCGGCCCGCTCAAGCGGCGGCGTCCTGCGGCCCGCAGTCTGCGAGAGGAGTCTGTGAATGTCTGGTGAGAAGCGCGAGGCGCAGGGTAAGGATATGTTGCGCCTCCGGCCCATTTCCGTTGATGACGCGCCGCATATGGTGCGGCTTTTGGGTGAGGACCGCGAAGCGGTGATGTGCATGGCCCGCATGCCCTGGCCGCTGACCCTCGAAGGGGCGCGCCAGTGGTTGCGCAACATTGCCAAGGGCGAGACCGTATTCGCGGTCTTGCGGCCCTCGGACGGGGTCTTCCTCGGCACGGTGGGGTTCTGGCCCGGCCGGGGAGACGACTCGGAAACCTTCGAAATCGGATATTTCATCGGTCGGGAATTCTGGAACCAGGGCTTCGCCACCGCAGCGGTGGCAAAAGCCGTCGAATCGGCCCGCCGGGTGGGCGTGGAATGCCTCCAGGCCCTGGTCCGGCCTGAGAACGCCGCTTCCATCCGCGTCCTGGAAAAGAACGGTTTTCTCTTTCTGGGAGAGGTGCAGCGCGACCAACCCCTGCGCGGCGGCATGCGCACGCTGGAGCTTTGGGAACGCGACATCGAGCCCCTGGGCAAGAGCCGGGACACAGAGGCCATGCGCGAATCCCTGCGGCGCAGCAAACCTCGCGGCTGGGACGAATGAGTGTCCGCCGTATGCTCAACCTGGCGGCCATGATGTCCCTGCTGGTCATTTCCTCCTGCGCGTCGAGCCCTCCCCAGGGACTCGGCGTTCATGGCGGCGGTCTTTCGGCCTGTCCGTCCAGCCCCAACTGCGTCTATTCCGCGGATCCGGATGCGGATCGCCGGGTCGAGCCCCTGCCGGCCGACGGGAGCGTGGACGCGGTGCTGGACCGTCTGGCGAAACTGGTGGAGTCGCAGCCGCGTGCCACGGTGGTCCGGCGCGACGGCGCCTATCTGCATGCGGAATTCCGCAGCAGGGTCTTCGGGTTCGTGGACGACGTGGAGTTCCTTTATCTGCCCTCGGAGGGGCTCGTGCAGATGCGCTCCGCGGCGCGTCTGGGCTGGTGGGACATGGGCGTCAACCGCGCCAGGGCGCAGCGCCTGCGCGAGCAATGGCTGCGCAACTGAGCCGGGCCGGGGCGTTTCACGCGGACTTCGCTGAAATCCGCAAGAAACGCTTCCGCATGCGATTCGACAAGAAAAGGGAGAGCCGAGGCTCTCCCTTTTCTTGTTTCCGCCTGCTGCGCGGGCGGCGGGGCGCGCACGCTTCCGGCTATTCTCCGAGCAGGGCGTGCATGAGGGCCTCGTCCAGGGTCGGGTGCGCGAAAATCAGCTCCTCGGCCTGCTCGCGGGTCCAGCCTTCCCGGACCATGATCGTGGCCGCGGTGCAGAATCGCGAGGCGTCGTGCCCCACGGCGGTGACGCCGACCACGCGGCCCTCGCTCCAGACCACCTTGACGAAGCCCTGAGTGGCGGCGTGGGCCTGGGCGATGGGATTGGCCGCCCACTGCGCCGAGGTGGTCGCGCAATCCCGCCCGGCTTTTTCCAGATCCGAAGGCATCAGGCCCACGCGCATGCATTCCGGAGAGCCGTAGAGCACGCTGGGCACGGGGCCGTGGGCATAGGGCGCGTCGATTCTGCCCGCCAGGCGCAGGGCCGCGTAGCGGGCCTGGTTGGACGCGGCGTGGGCCAGCTGGATGCGGCCGTTGGCGTCGCCCACGACATAGACGTGGTCGGCGGCGCGCAGACATTCGTCCGTCTTGATCCAGCCCGGCCCGACGAGTTCCGCGCCCAGGGCCTCCAGGCCGAGATCCCGGGTGTTGGGGCGGCGGCCCACGGCGATGAGGGCCTTTTCCGCCTCCACCTCGCTGCCGTCGTCCAGGGTCAGCAGGGCGCGGCCTTCCTTCGTGACCACCGAGGCCACCTTGACCCCGGTGCGCACGTCCCATTTCCAGCGCCGGAACACGGACTGGAGCGCCTTGGACACTTCCGGATCCTCCAGGGAGGCCACGCGGTCCAGGGCGTCGAAGAGATGTATTTTCGCCCCC from Paucidesulfovibrio longus DSM 6739 encodes the following:
- a CDS encoding chloride channel protein: MPNRFLHSLLALPQKNREVANLLLAILIGGLAGYGALFFRYVLMSTQWLFYQHSADALTWLGAVPWWLKIVLPAGGGIVVGLIVHYFAREAKGHGVPEVMEAIVLRNGQIRKRVAFAKIVASAITIGSGGSVGREGPMVQIGASIGSSVGQVFKVPSMDMRTMVGCGAAAGIAATFNAPIAGVLFALEIIVGDFGLLSFSPVVLSSVTATTISRYYLGDLPAFVIPDYSIVSLWEFTFYPILGVLTALASLLFIKTLYAFEDGFEALRVPDWTKPALGGALLGVVVIFFPETFGVGYGAMNLSLTNQMTGWWLLLLVFVKILATCLVLGSGGSGGIFAPSLFMGAMLGGAFGWAMNAIFPGITAQPGAYALVGMGAMVAGTTYAPITAILILFELTNSYSIILPLMITCILATIINSTVRRGSIYTTKLLRRGIDIMAGRAGNVLQSLLVSEVMDDNVHVIPESAALERIIWTFKTENAPYLHVVDRDGRLTGIISFRDIRAVLNEPSLFKLVIAKDLATCRPAVVTPSDTLQVASQLLSSKGVSQLPVVDSEAGFHPIGTLKESSLTAAYNQAMVRHAIIREET
- a CDS encoding GNAT family N-acetyltransferase, translated to MSGEKREAQGKDMLRLRPISVDDAPHMVRLLGEDREAVMCMARMPWPLTLEGARQWLRNIAKGETVFAVLRPSDGVFLGTVGFWPGRGDDSETFEIGYFIGREFWNQGFATAAVAKAVESARRVGVECLQALVRPENAASIRVLEKNGFLFLGEVQRDQPLRGGMRTLELWERDIEPLGKSRDTEAMRESLRRSKPRGWDE
- a CDS encoding DUF1499 domain-containing protein → MSVRRMLNLAAMMSLLVISSCASSPPQGLGVHGGGLSACPSSPNCVYSADPDADRRVEPLPADGSVDAVLDRLAKLVESQPRATVVRRDGAYLHAEFRSRVFGFVDDVEFLYLPSEGLVQMRSAARLGWWDMGVNRARAQRLREQWLRN
- a CDS encoding dihydrolipoyl dehydrogenase family protein — encoded protein: MKYDLVVIGAGPGGFDCAVQAAGLGLKTALVERSALGGTCLNRGCIPTKLMLGATSAIEELHAQARVKVADGEIRVDWTALQDRKDKLLAGTRKAMAARLKTAGVDLYDGEARVAGPGRVEVSAETASVVLEYADLVVATGCRPSSFPGLAPDGEAVLDSDGFLALENMPESLIVIGAGFIGLEMAQTAHRMGAKIHLFDALDRVASLEDPEVSKALQSVFRRWKWDVRTGVKVASVVTKEGRALLTLDDGSEVEAEKALIAVGRRPNTRDLGLEALGAELVGPGWIKTDECLRAADHVYVVGDANGRIQLAHAASNQARYAALRLAGRIDAPYAHGPVPSVLYGSPECMRVGLMPSDLEKAGRDCATTSAQWAANPIAQAHAATQGFVKVVWSEGRVVGVTAVGHDASRFCTAATIMVREGWTREQAEELIFAHPTLDEALMHALLGE